From Cellulomonas fimi ATCC 484, a single genomic window includes:
- a CDS encoding DLW-39 family protein, whose protein sequence is MKKLLLLVAVAAVGYVVWQKYQQDQDERDLWSEVTDTFE, encoded by the coding sequence ATGAAGAAGCTCCTGCTCCTGGTGGCGGTCGCCGCCGTGGGTTACGTCGTCTGGCAGAAGTACCAGCAGGACCAGGACGAGCGGGACCTGTGGTCCGAGGTCACCGACACCTTCGAGTGA
- the gyrA gene encoding DNA gyrase subunit A, producing the protein MTETPDQIEHGRIEQVDLQLEMQRSYLDYAMSVIVGRALPDVRDGLKPVHRRVLYAMYDGGYRPDRQFSKCSRVVGDVMGKYHPHGDSAIYDALVRLVQDWSLRYPLVAGQGNFGSPGDDPAAAPRYTECKMAPLSMEMVRDIDEDTVDFGDNYDGRTQEPLVLPARFPNLLVNGSAGIAVGMATNIPPHNLREVADGVQWYLDHPEATKEELLAALLTRIKGPDFPTGATILGHRGIDEAYRTGRGSITMRAVVNVEEIQGRICLVVTELPYQVNPDTLAKKIADLVKENRVTGIADIRDETSGRTGQRLVIVLKRDAVAKVVLNNLYKHTQLQDTFGANMLALVDGVPRTLSIDAFVRHWTAHQLEVIQRRTRYRLRKAEEQIHIYRGYLKALDALDEVIALIRRSPDADEARTGLMELLGVDEVQANAILNLQLRRLAALQRQEITQRHDELQAQIVEFNAILASDERQRTIVSDELREIVDKYGDERRTTILPFDGEVSVEDLIAEEEMVVTITRGGYAKRTRSDNYRAQRRGGKGVRGAQLREDDIVDHFFVTTTHHWLLFFTNLGRVYRAKAYELPEGGRDAKGQHVANLLAFQPGETIAQVLDVRNYEQAEHLVLATQRGLVKKTRLTEYDSNRSGGVIAINLREDEEGRPDELVSARLVNSDQDLILVSRKGQSVRFTASDESLRPMGRATSGVTGMKFRGDDELLAMDVVREDAFLFTVTEGGIAKRTALTVENYRQQGRGGLGIKVANLPEANGDLVGALVTDADDEVLVIMERGKIVRSATTEVNATGRTTQGVIFAKPDNGDRIIAVARNTERHLGEDAGTVGGENGQGTDLPDASGAPAADGTSAEQAVADQSSEDA; encoded by the coding sequence GTGACCGAGACCCCGGACCAGATCGAGCACGGCCGCATCGAGCAGGTCGACCTGCAGCTCGAGATGCAGCGGTCGTACCTCGACTACGCGATGTCCGTCATCGTCGGGCGTGCGCTGCCCGACGTGCGCGACGGCCTCAAGCCGGTCCACCGGCGCGTGCTGTACGCGATGTACGACGGCGGGTACCGCCCCGACCGGCAGTTCTCCAAGTGCAGCCGCGTCGTCGGCGACGTCATGGGCAAGTACCACCCCCACGGCGACTCGGCGATCTACGACGCCCTGGTCCGCCTCGTGCAGGACTGGTCTCTGCGCTACCCGCTGGTCGCCGGCCAGGGGAACTTCGGCTCCCCCGGCGACGACCCGGCCGCGGCCCCGCGGTACACCGAGTGCAAGATGGCCCCCCTCTCGATGGAGATGGTGCGGGACATCGACGAGGACACGGTCGACTTCGGCGACAACTACGACGGCCGCACGCAGGAGCCGCTGGTCCTGCCCGCACGCTTCCCGAACCTGCTGGTCAACGGCTCGGCGGGCATCGCGGTCGGCATGGCGACGAACATCCCGCCGCACAACCTGCGCGAGGTCGCCGACGGCGTCCAGTGGTACCTGGACCACCCGGAGGCGACGAAGGAGGAGCTGCTCGCGGCGCTCCTGACCCGCATCAAGGGCCCGGACTTCCCGACGGGCGCGACGATCCTCGGCCACCGTGGCATCGACGAGGCGTACCGCACGGGACGCGGCTCGATCACGATGCGCGCGGTGGTCAACGTCGAGGAGATCCAGGGCCGGATCTGCCTCGTCGTCACCGAGCTGCCGTACCAGGTGAACCCCGACACGCTCGCGAAGAAGATCGCGGACCTCGTCAAGGAGAACCGGGTCACGGGCATCGCGGACATCCGCGACGAGACCTCGGGCCGCACGGGCCAGCGCCTCGTGATCGTGCTCAAGCGTGACGCCGTAGCGAAGGTCGTGCTCAACAACCTGTACAAGCACACGCAGCTGCAGGACACGTTCGGTGCGAACATGCTGGCGCTCGTCGACGGCGTGCCGCGCACGCTCAGCATCGACGCGTTCGTGCGGCACTGGACCGCGCACCAGCTCGAGGTCATCCAGCGCCGCACCCGCTACCGGCTCCGCAAGGCCGAGGAGCAGATCCACATCTACCGCGGCTACCTCAAGGCGCTCGACGCGCTCGACGAGGTCATCGCGCTCATCCGCCGCTCCCCCGACGCCGACGAGGCGCGCACGGGCCTGATGGAGCTGCTCGGGGTCGACGAGGTCCAGGCGAACGCGATCCTCAACCTGCAGCTGCGCCGCCTGGCCGCGCTGCAGCGCCAGGAGATCACGCAGCGGCACGACGAGCTGCAGGCGCAGATCGTGGAGTTCAACGCGATCCTCGCGTCCGACGAGCGGCAGCGCACGATCGTGAGCGACGAGCTGCGCGAGATCGTCGACAAGTACGGCGACGAGCGCCGCACGACGATCCTGCCGTTCGACGGCGAGGTGTCCGTCGAGGACCTCATCGCCGAGGAGGAGATGGTCGTCACCATCACCCGCGGCGGCTACGCGAAGCGCACGCGCTCGGACAACTACCGGGCACAGCGTCGCGGCGGCAAGGGCGTGCGGGGCGCGCAGCTGCGCGAGGACGACATCGTCGACCACTTCTTCGTCACGACGACGCACCACTGGCTGCTGTTCTTCACGAACCTCGGCCGCGTCTACCGCGCGAAGGCGTACGAGCTGCCCGAGGGCGGACGGGACGCCAAGGGCCAGCACGTCGCGAACCTGCTGGCGTTCCAGCCGGGCGAGACGATCGCGCAGGTCCTGGACGTGCGGAACTACGAGCAGGCGGAGCACCTGGTGCTCGCGACGCAGCGCGGCCTCGTGAAGAAGACGCGCCTGACGGAGTACGACTCGAACCGCTCGGGCGGCGTCATCGCGATCAACCTGCGCGAGGACGAGGAGGGCCGGCCCGACGAGCTCGTGAGCGCCCGCCTCGTGAACTCCGACCAGGACCTCATCCTCGTGTCCCGCAAGGGCCAGTCGGTGCGCTTCACGGCGTCCGACGAGTCCCTGCGGCCGATGGGCCGCGCGACGTCCGGCGTCACCGGCATGAAGTTCCGCGGCGACGACGAGCTGCTCGCGATGGACGTCGTCCGCGAGGACGCGTTCCTGTTCACCGTCACCGAGGGCGGAATCGCGAAGCGCACCGCGCTGACCGTCGAGAACTACCGGCAGCAGGGCCGCGGCGGTCTCGGCATCAAGGTCGCCAACCTCCCGGAGGCGAACGGCGACCTCGTGGGTGCGCTCGTGACCGACGCCGACGACGAGGTGCTCGTCATCATGGAGCGCGGCAAGATCGTGCGCTCCGCGACCACCGAGGTGAACGCCACGGGCCGCACCACGCAGGGCGTCATCTTCGCCAAGCCCGACAACGGCGACCGGATCATCGCGGTCGCACGCAACACTGAGCGACACCTCGGTGAGGATGCCGGTACCGTGGGCGGCGAGAACGGCCAGGGAACCGACCTACCGGACGCCTCGGGGGCTCCCGCGGCGGACGGCACGAGCGCTGAGCAGGCCGTCGCCGACCAGTCCTCGGAGGACGCATGA
- a CDS encoding DUF3566 domain-containing protein: MTDPTPPTIPPRLKPTTPTTARPSASGNGSSGARNGSGRTETAPPRGPAPTASEPRRDATDRPEAPVRVSTGVPRSTDEQEPPSPLMVAVDTATVWFKKAAGATSSALASVTRPRTEDPTMTSPASAPAATATRPPSRPATGATPLARPATGRIPTVGGPRRVRLAISRVDPWSVMKLSFLLSVAIGIMIVVAAAVIWLTLDGLHVFAKIDDLVTQITGSEGNVNILEFVEFRRVVSGATLIAVVDVFLMTALATIGAFLYNIVAALVGGVHVTMTDE; this comes from the coding sequence ATGACCGATCCGACGCCGCCCACGATCCCGCCGCGGCTGAAGCCGACCACCCCGACGACCGCACGGCCGTCGGCGAGCGGCAACGGGTCGTCGGGCGCCCGGAACGGCAGCGGCAGGACGGAGACGGCTCCCCCGCGCGGTCCCGCCCCGACCGCGTCGGAGCCGCGACGTGACGCGACGGACCGCCCGGAGGCGCCGGTGCGCGTCTCGACCGGCGTGCCGCGCTCGACGGACGAGCAGGAGCCGCCGTCGCCCCTCATGGTCGCGGTCGACACCGCGACCGTGTGGTTCAAGAAGGCGGCGGGGGCGACCAGCTCTGCGCTCGCCTCGGTCACCCGACCCCGAACCGAGGACCCGACCATGACGAGCCCGGCCTCCGCCCCCGCGGCCACCGCCACCCGCCCCCCGAGCCGTCCCGCGACGGGCGCGACGCCGCTCGCCCGGCCGGCGACCGGCCGCATCCCGACCGTGGGCGGACCGCGCCGCGTGCGGCTCGCGATCTCGCGGGTCGACCCCTGGTCGGTCATGAAGTTGTCGTTCCTGCTCTCCGTCGCGATCGGCATCATGATCGTCGTGGCCGCGGCCGTGATCTGGCTGACCCTCGACGGCCTGCACGTCTTCGCGAAGATCGACGACCTGGTCACGCAGATCACGGGCTCCGAGGGCAACGTCAACATCCTCGAGTTCGTCGAGTTCCGGCGGGTCGTGTCCGGTGCGACGCTCATCGCGGTCGTCGACGTGTTCCTCATGACGGCGCTCGCGACGATCGGGGCGTTCCTGTACAACATCGTGGCGGCGCTGGTCGGCGGCGTGCACGTCACCATGACGGACGAGTGA
- the gyrB gene encoding DNA topoisomerase (ATP-hydrolyzing) subunit B, producing MADESTTPPSTPNGAGGYDASAITVLEGLEAVRKRPGMYIGSTGERGLHHLVYEVVDNSVDEALAGYCDTIEVTLLADGGVRVADNGRGIPVEMHPTEGKPTLEVVMTILHAGGKFGGAGYAVSGGLHGVGISVVNALSSRVESVVKRDGYTWQMDFEDGGKPVGSIRQGEATQETGTSQTFWADSTIFETIDYDFETLRSRFQQTAFLNKGLRITLTDERPQHTGTEDEVTDADRTVDGDEPVDTPQHRTVSYKYDGGLVDYVTHLNAAKKVELVHPEVIEITAEDTDRRISVDIALQWTSAYSESVHTFANTISTTEGGTHEEGFRAAMTSLINRYAKDKNLLKEKDDNLTGDDIREGLTAVISVKLGEPQFEGQTKTKLGNTEAKTFVQKVVNERLADWLDSHPNEARDVIRKSIQAAAARMAARKAREATRRKGLLESGGMPGKLKDCQSNNPAECEVFIVEGDSAGGSAVRGRNPRTQAILPIRGKILNVERARLDRALGNQEVQALITAFGTGIGEDFDLAKLRYHKIVLMADADVDGKHICTLLLTLLFRYMPELITQGHVYLAQPPLYRIKWSNADHDYVYSDRERDAYIKEGQANGKRLPKDNAIQRYKGLGEMDYSELWETTMSPEHRTLLQVSLDEAAAADEIFSVLMGEDVESRRSFIQRNAKDVRFLDI from the coding sequence TCGTCTACGAGGTCGTCGACAACTCCGTCGACGAGGCCCTCGCGGGGTACTGCGACACCATCGAGGTGACGCTCCTCGCGGACGGCGGCGTGCGCGTCGCCGACAACGGGCGCGGCATCCCCGTCGAGATGCACCCGACGGAGGGCAAGCCGACCCTCGAGGTCGTCATGACGATCCTGCACGCGGGAGGCAAGTTCGGCGGCGCGGGCTACGCGGTGTCCGGCGGCCTGCACGGCGTCGGCATCTCGGTCGTCAACGCGCTGAGCAGCCGCGTCGAGTCGGTCGTCAAGCGCGACGGCTACACGTGGCAGATGGACTTCGAGGACGGCGGCAAGCCGGTCGGGTCGATCCGCCAGGGCGAGGCGACGCAGGAGACGGGCACGAGCCAGACGTTCTGGGCCGACTCGACGATCTTCGAGACGATCGACTACGACTTCGAGACGCTGCGCTCGCGCTTCCAGCAGACGGCCTTCCTCAACAAGGGCCTGCGGATCACGCTCACCGACGAGCGCCCGCAGCACACCGGCACCGAGGACGAGGTCACGGACGCGGACCGCACGGTCGACGGCGACGAGCCGGTCGACACCCCGCAGCACCGCACGGTCAGCTACAAGTACGACGGCGGCCTCGTCGACTACGTGACGCACCTGAACGCGGCCAAGAAGGTCGAGCTCGTGCACCCCGAGGTCATCGAGATCACCGCGGAGGACACGGACCGCCGGATCTCGGTCGACATCGCGCTGCAGTGGACGAGCGCGTACAGCGAGTCGGTGCACACGTTCGCGAACACGATCTCGACGACCGAGGGCGGCACGCACGAGGAGGGCTTCCGGGCGGCGATGACGTCGCTCATCAACCGGTACGCCAAGGACAAGAACCTCCTCAAGGAGAAGGACGACAACCTCACGGGCGACGACATCCGCGAGGGCCTGACGGCCGTCATCTCCGTGAAGCTCGGTGAGCCGCAGTTCGAGGGCCAGACGAAGACGAAGCTCGGCAACACCGAGGCGAAGACGTTCGTGCAGAAGGTCGTCAACGAGCGGCTCGCGGACTGGCTGGACTCGCACCCGAACGAGGCGCGTGACGTCATCCGCAAGTCGATCCAGGCGGCGGCGGCCCGCATGGCGGCCCGCAAGGCGCGCGAGGCGACGCGGCGCAAGGGCCTGCTGGAGTCGGGCGGCATGCCCGGCAAGCTCAAGGACTGCCAGAGCAACAACCCCGCCGAGTGCGAGGTGTTCATCGTCGAGGGCGACTCGGCCGGCGGCTCTGCGGTGCGCGGCCGCAACCCGCGGACGCAGGCGATCCTGCCGATCCGCGGCAAGATCCTCAACGTCGAGCGTGCCCGTCTGGACCGAGCCCTGGGCAACCAGGAGGTGCAGGCGCTCATCACGGCGTTCGGCACGGGCATCGGCGAGGACTTCGACCTGGCGAAGCTGCGGTACCACAAGATCGTGCTCATGGCCGATGCCGACGTCGACGGCAAGCACATCTGCACGCTGCTGCTGACGCTGCTGTTCCGCTACATGCCGGAGCTCATCACGCAGGGCCACGTGTACCTCGCGCAGCCGCCGCTGTACCGGATCAAGTGGTCGAACGCGGACCACGACTACGTGTACTCCGACCGCGAGCGTGATGCGTACATCAAGGAGGGGCAGGCCAACGGCAAGCGGCTCCCCAAGGACAACGCGATCCAGCGGTACAAGGGTCTGGGCGAGATGGACTACTCGGAGCTGTGGGAGACGACCATGTCGCCCGAGCACCGCACGCTGCTGCAGGTCTCGCTCGACGAGGCGGCCGCGGCGGACGAGATCTTCTCGGTGCTCATGGGTGAGGACGTCGAGTCCCGCCGCTCGTTCATCCAGCGGAACGCCAAGGACGTGCGCTTCCTCGACATCTGA